A single region of the Pseudomonas solani genome encodes:
- a CDS encoding IS110 family transposase, whose product MPSVIGVDIAKHTFDIATLQANGKYRTKAKLANSEAGFRTLQEWLNKHSEAGAWVVMEATGIHHEALAEWLLEQNYRVCVLNPAQIAHYARSQLQRVKTDKVDAKLIAEYGERHQDELRPWQPEPRAIRRLKALMRRLADLQEIQQMESNRLEVADTSVQESIRSVLRHIEQQIEETLKAINNHIDNDPDLRGKRDLLTSIDGIADKTAALILAELGDPHRFTSSRAITAFAGLNPRLQESGKYRGQTRISKMGSSRLRAGLYMPAVCALQHNGAIKAMRERLRAKGKTGMQIICAAMRKLLNIAYGVLKSGQPYDVKLALAH is encoded by the coding sequence ATGCCCAGTGTCATTGGTGTCGACATTGCGAAGCACACGTTTGATATCGCCACCCTGCAGGCGAACGGCAAGTACCGCACCAAGGCCAAGTTGGCCAACAGCGAGGCGGGCTTTCGCACGCTGCAGGAGTGGCTGAACAAGCACAGCGAGGCGGGTGCCTGGGTCGTGATGGAAGCCACCGGCATCCACCATGAAGCCCTGGCCGAATGGCTGCTGGAGCAGAACTATCGGGTCTGCGTCCTCAACCCAGCGCAAATCGCTCACTACGCCCGCAGTCAGCTGCAGCGCGTGAAAACTGACAAGGTCGACGCCAAGCTGATCGCCGAATACGGCGAGCGCCACCAAGATGAGCTACGGCCCTGGCAGCCTGAACCTCGCGCCATACGGCGCCTGAAAGCACTGATGCGGCGCCTGGCGGATCTGCAGGAAATCCAGCAGATGGAGAGCAATCGCCTGGAGGTGGCCGATACCAGCGTGCAGGAGTCGATCCGCTCAGTGTTGCGGCACATCGAGCAACAGATCGAGGAAACCCTCAAGGCCATCAACAACCACATCGACAATGACCCGGATCTGCGCGGCAAACGTGATCTGTTGACCAGCATCGATGGCATCGCGGACAAGACAGCCGCCCTGATCCTGGCGGAGCTGGGCGACCCTCATCGCTTCACCAGCAGCCGCGCGATTACCGCCTTTGCCGGGCTCAATCCGCGTTTGCAGGAGTCTGGTAAGTACCGGGGGCAGACCCGCATTTCCAAGATGGGCTCATCGCGGCTGCGTGCTGGGCTGTACATGCCTGCCGTTTGCGCCCTGCAGCACAACGGGGCGATCAAAGCGATGAGAGAACGCCTCAGAGCCAAGGGCAAGACCGGCATGCAGATCATCTGCGCAGCGATGCGTAAGCTGCTGAACATCGCTTATGGCGTCTTGAAATCGGGCCAGCCGTACGACGTAAAACTGGCCCTTGCTCACTAG
- a CDS encoding ferredoxin--NADP reductase — protein MSASEEKFTRQTLLDVQTLTPSLFTLRTTRDPGFRFRAGQFARLGVTKADGSTVWRAYSMVSAPHDEHLEFFSIVVPGGEFTSELSRLAEGDTLLIDKQAFGFLTLDRFIDGRDLWLLATGTGVAPFLSILQDLEVWQRFERILLVYSARHESELAYQPLIAGLKELEHLEGVADKLTYIPVVTREQVPGALNGRITTLIENGELERAAGLALTPEHSRVMLCGNPQMIEDTRAVLKARDMNLALTRKPGQVAVENYW, from the coding sequence ATGAGCGCCAGCGAAGAGAAGTTTACCCGCCAGACCCTGCTCGACGTCCAGACCCTGACGCCGAGCCTGTTCACCCTGCGCACCACCCGTGACCCCGGCTTCCGCTTCCGCGCCGGCCAGTTCGCCCGCCTGGGCGTGACCAAGGCCGATGGCAGCACCGTGTGGCGCGCCTATTCCATGGTGTCTGCGCCCCATGACGAGCACCTGGAGTTCTTCTCCATCGTGGTGCCCGGCGGCGAGTTCACCAGCGAGCTGAGCCGCCTCGCCGAGGGCGACACCCTGCTGATCGACAAGCAGGCCTTCGGCTTCCTCACCCTCGACCGCTTCATCGACGGCCGTGACCTCTGGCTGCTGGCCACCGGCACCGGTGTCGCGCCCTTCCTGTCGATCCTCCAGGACCTGGAGGTGTGGCAGCGCTTCGAGCGCATCCTGCTGGTGTACAGCGCACGGCACGAAAGCGAGCTGGCCTACCAGCCGCTGATCGCCGGGCTCAAGGAGCTGGAGCACCTGGAAGGCGTCGCCGACAAGCTGACCTATATCCCCGTGGTCACCCGCGAGCAGGTGCCGGGTGCGCTGAACGGGCGCATCACCACGCTGATCGAGAACGGTGAACTGGAGCGTGCCGCCGGCCTGGCGCTGACCCCCGAGCATTCGCGGGTGATGCTCTGCGGCAACCCGCAGATGATCGAAGACACCCGCGCCGTGCTGAAGGCCCGCGACATGAACCTGGCCCTGACCCGCAAGCCCGGGCAGGTGGCGGTGGAGAATTATTGGTAG
- a CDS encoding DUF934 domain-containing protein: protein MNNLIRLLDDEPQLIADDPWTLVREAGEALPDGRLILPLALWRERDGRDGLLLQPDDEVEALGPLLTDALPLIAVDFPSFRDGRGYSQAYLLRSRLGWHGELRAVGDVLRDQLAHMRQCGFDAFAVRADKSVVDALKGLAGVSVLYGRSVIEPRPLFRRR from the coding sequence ATGAACAACCTCATCCGCCTGCTCGACGATGAACCGCAGCTGATCGCGGACGACCCCTGGACCCTGGTGCGCGAGGCGGGCGAGGCGCTGCCCGACGGGCGGCTGATCCTGCCGCTGGCCCTGTGGCGCGAGCGTGATGGCCGGGACGGCCTGCTGCTGCAACCGGACGACGAGGTGGAGGCGCTGGGGCCGCTGCTGACCGATGCGCTGCCGCTGATCGCCGTGGACTTCCCCAGCTTCCGCGACGGCCGCGGCTACAGCCAGGCCTACCTGCTGCGCAGCCGCCTGGGCTGGCACGGCGAGCTGCGCGCGGTGGGCGATGTGCTGCGCGACCAGCTCGCGCACATGCGCCAGTGCGGCTTCGATGCCTTCGCCGTGCGCGCGGACAAGTCCGTGGTCGACGCGCTCAAGGGGCTGGCCGGGGTCAGCGTGCTCTACGGGCGTTCGGTGATCGAGCCGAGGCCCTTGTTCCGGCGGCGCTAA
- a CDS encoding methyltransferase yields the protein MPQLLTPFGQLDLVRVPDQPNDPLQAFDAADEYLLAHLHEQAPDAATRVLVLNDSFGALAASLAPHVQVTSSGDSHLGFLGLQRNLARNGLAADAQRFVPANEIVEGPFDRVLIRVPKTLALMEEQLIRLQGQLAPGATVVAAGMVKHLPHAAGDLLEKYIGPMQASLAVKKARLLVATQADRPRARSPYPTRYLLEKPRIELLNHANVFCREGLDIGTRAFLPHLPKRLDATRVADLGCGNGVLGIAYALANPAAQLTLVDESYMAVQSAVDNWRAALGERAVEVRPGDGLAEQPADSLDLVLCNPPFHQQQVVGDFLAWRMFVQARDALVTGGELWIVGNRHLGYHAKLKRLYRGVEQVAATPKFVILKATK from the coding sequence ATGCCCCAACTGCTCACCCCCTTCGGCCAGCTCGACCTGGTCCGTGTTCCCGACCAGCCGAACGACCCGCTGCAGGCGTTCGACGCCGCCGACGAATACCTGCTCGCCCACCTGCATGAGCAGGCGCCCGACGCCGCCACCCGGGTGCTGGTGCTCAACGACAGCTTCGGCGCCCTGGCCGCAAGCCTCGCGCCCCATGTGCAGGTCACCAGCAGCGGCGACTCGCACCTGGGCTTCCTCGGCCTGCAGCGCAACCTGGCGCGTAACGGCCTGGCCGCCGACGCGCAGCGCTTCGTGCCGGCAAATGAAATAGTCGAGGGGCCATTCGACCGGGTGCTGATCCGCGTGCCCAAGACCCTGGCCCTGATGGAAGAACAGCTGATCCGCCTGCAAGGCCAGCTGGCGCCCGGCGCCACGGTGGTGGCCGCCGGCATGGTCAAGCACCTGCCCCACGCCGCCGGCGACCTGCTGGAGAAATACATCGGCCCGATGCAGGCCTCGCTGGCGGTGAAAAAGGCCCGCCTGCTGGTGGCCACACAGGCGGACCGACCGCGCGCCCGCTCGCCCTACCCCACCCGCTACCTGCTGGAAAAGCCGCGCATCGAACTGCTCAACCACGCCAACGTGTTCTGCCGCGAGGGCCTGGACATCGGCACCCGCGCCTTCCTCCCGCACCTGCCCAAGCGCCTGGACGCCACCCGCGTAGCCGACCTGGGGTGCGGCAACGGCGTGCTCGGCATCGCCTACGCCCTGGCCAACCCGGCGGCGCAGTTGACCCTGGTGGACGAGTCCTACATGGCGGTGCAATCGGCTGTGGATAACTGGCGCGCGGCCCTGGGCGAGCGCGCGGTGGAGGTGCGTCCCGGCGATGGCCTGGCCGAGCAGCCGGCGGATTCGCTGGACCTGGTGCTGTGCAACCCGCCCTTCCACCAGCAGCAGGTGGTGGGCGACTTCCTCGCCTGGCGCATGTTCGTGCAGGCGCGCGATGCGCTGGTCACTGGAGGCGAACTGTGGATAGTCGGCAACCGCCACCTGGGCTACCACGCCAAGCTCAAGCGCCTGTACCGTGGCGTCGAGCAGGTCGCCGCCACGCCCAAGTTCGTGATCCTCAAGGCCACCAAGTAG
- a CDS encoding TRAP transporter substrate-binding protein — MYKSLFGALFASLMVLSSSALAEEPILIKFSHVVAEDTPKGKGALLFKKLVEERLPGKVKVEVFPNSSLYGDADEIQALQKGEVQMLAPSLSKFEAYTKQLQVFDLPFLFDDLEAVKRFQKRDKSRELLRSMSKQGIYGLGYWNNGMKVLTSNRELRKPEDAKGLAFRIQPSSVLDAQFGLLGAKTVKMPFADAFKALQAGTIQGTEGPWSNIASQKVDTVQPFIMETNHGSLNYMLITSHKFWISIPYETRTELEAIIEEVTFAVNKDAEAMNLKDRERVIAAGKTKVVTLTPEERDAWRQALMPLWKTYEAEIGADVLRAAQTVNRKR, encoded by the coding sequence ATGTACAAGTCTCTGTTCGGGGCGCTCTTCGCTTCGCTCATGGTCCTTTCCAGCTCCGCACTGGCCGAGGAGCCGATCCTCATCAAGTTCTCCCACGTGGTGGCCGAGGACACGCCCAAGGGCAAGGGCGCGCTGCTGTTCAAGAAGCTGGTGGAGGAGCGCCTGCCCGGCAAGGTGAAGGTCGAGGTCTTCCCGAACTCCAGCCTGTACGGCGACGCCGACGAGATCCAGGCGCTGCAGAAGGGCGAGGTGCAGATGCTGGCGCCCTCGCTGTCCAAGTTCGAGGCCTATACCAAGCAGCTGCAGGTGTTCGACCTGCCCTTCCTGTTCGACGACCTCGAAGCCGTTAAGCGCTTCCAGAAGCGTGACAAGAGCCGTGAGCTGCTGCGCTCCATGTCCAAGCAGGGCATCTATGGCCTGGGCTACTGGAACAACGGCATGAAGGTGCTGACCTCCAACCGCGAGCTGCGCAAGCCTGAAGACGCCAAGGGCCTGGCCTTCCGTATCCAGCCGTCCTCCGTGCTCGACGCACAGTTCGGCCTGCTCGGCGCCAAGACCGTGAAAATGCCCTTCGCCGATGCCTTCAAGGCCCTGCAGGCGGGCACCATCCAGGGCACCGAAGGCCCCTGGTCGAACATCGCCAGCCAGAAGGTCGACACCGTTCAGCCGTTCATCATGGAAACCAACCATGGCTCGCTGAACTACATGCTGATCACCAGCCACAAGTTCTGGATCAGCATTCCCTACGAGACCCGCACCGAGCTGGAAGCCATCATCGAGGAAGTCACCTTCGCGGTGAACAAGGATGCCGAGGCGATGAACCTGAAGGACCGCGAGCGCGTCATCGCCGCCGGCAAGACCAAGGTCGTCACCCTCACCCCCGAGGAGCGCGATGCCTGGCGCCAGGCCCTGATGCCGCTGTGGAAAACCTACGAAGCGGAGATCGGCGCCGACGTGCTGCGCGCCGCCCAGACCGTCAACCGCAAGCGCTGA
- the ccoN gene encoding cytochrome-c oxidase, cbb3-type subunit I: MSTATQEPTYNYRVVRQFAIMTVVWGVVGMGLGVFIAAQLVWPQLNLDLPWTSFGRLRPLHTNLVIFAFGGSALFATSYYTVQRTCQARLFGDGLAAFTFWGWQALIVCLLVTLPQGLTTTKEYAEVEFTGAVWMGIVWVAYAVVFFGTVMKRSTPHIYVGNWFFGAFILVTTMLHVVNHMAIPVSWFKSYPLYSGATDAMVQWWYGHNAVGFFLTTGFLGMMYYFIPKQAGRPVYSYRLSIVHFWALITLYIWAGPHHLHYTALPDWAQSLGMAMSIILLAPSWGGMINGMMTLSGAWHKLRDDPILRFLIVSLAFYGMSTFEGPMMAIKTVNALSHYTDWTIGHVHAGALGWVAMITFGSLYHLIPKIFGRERMYSVGLINTHFWLATIGTVLYIASMWVNGITQGLMWRAINDDGTLTYSFVESLEASHSGFLVRFIGGVFFLSGMLLMAYNTWRTLKAPQAERHALGATA; encoded by the coding sequence ATGAGCACTGCAACACAGGAGCCCACCTACAACTACCGGGTGGTTCGTCAGTTCGCGATCATGACCGTCGTCTGGGGCGTAGTCGGCATGGGCCTGGGCGTGTTCATCGCCGCCCAACTGGTCTGGCCGCAGCTCAATCTCGACCTGCCCTGGACCAGCTTCGGCCGCCTGCGCCCGCTGCACACCAACCTGGTGATCTTCGCCTTCGGCGGCAGCGCGCTGTTCGCCACCAGCTACTACACCGTGCAGCGCACCTGCCAGGCGCGGCTGTTCGGCGACGGCCTGGCGGCCTTCACCTTCTGGGGCTGGCAGGCGCTGATCGTCTGCCTGCTGGTCACCCTGCCCCAGGGCCTGACCACCACCAAGGAATACGCCGAGGTGGAATTCACCGGCGCCGTGTGGATGGGCATCGTCTGGGTCGCCTACGCGGTGGTGTTCTTCGGCACGGTGATGAAGCGCAGCACCCCGCACATCTATGTGGGCAACTGGTTCTTCGGCGCCTTCATCCTGGTCACCACCATGCTCCACGTGGTCAACCACATGGCCATCCCGGTGAGCTGGTTCAAGTCCTACCCGCTGTACAGCGGCGCCACCGATGCCATGGTGCAGTGGTGGTACGGGCACAACGCGGTGGGCTTCTTCCTCACCACCGGCTTCCTCGGGATGATGTATTACTTCATCCCCAAACAGGCCGGGCGCCCGGTCTACTCCTACCGCCTGTCCATCGTTCACTTCTGGGCGCTGATCACCCTGTACATCTGGGCCGGCCCGCACCACCTGCACTACACCGCCCTGCCGGACTGGGCCCAGAGCCTGGGCATGGCGATGTCGATCATCCTCCTGGCGCCCAGCTGGGGCGGCATGATCAACGGCATGATGACCCTCTCCGGCGCCTGGCATAAGTTGCGCGACGACCCGATCCTGCGCTTCCTCATCGTCTCGCTGGCCTTCTACGGCATGTCCACCTTCGAGGGGCCGATGATGGCGATCAAAACGGTCAACGCCCTCTCCCACTACACCGACTGGACCATCGGCCACGTGCACGCCGGAGCCCTCGGCTGGGTGGCGATGATCACCTTCGGCTCGCTCTACCACCTGATCCCGAAGATCTTCGGTCGCGAGCGCATGTACAGCGTCGGCCTGATCAACACGCACTTCTGGCTGGCCACCATCGGCACCGTGCTCTACATCGCCTCGATGTGGGTCAACGGCATCACCCAGGGCCTGATGTGGCGCGCCATCAACGACGACGGCACCCTCACCTACTCCTTCGTCGAATCCCTGGAGGCCAGCCACTCGGGCTTCCTGGTGCGCTTCATCGGCGGGGTGTTCTTCCTCAGCGGCATGCTGCTGATGGCCTACAACACCTGGCGCACCCTGAAGGCGCCCCAGGCCGAACGGCACGCGCTCGGCGCCACGGCCTGA
- a CDS encoding nitrite/sulfite reductase, giving the protein MYRYDDYDHALVRERVAQFRDQVARRMSDELSEEEFLPLRLQNGLYMQKHAYMLRVAIPYGTLASGQLRTLAGIARDHDRGYGHFTTRQNIQFNWIELAEVPDILERLAEVEMHAIQTSGNCVRNITTEAFAGVAADELLDPRPLAEILRQWSTINPEFLFLPRKFKIAISASGEDRAAIQMHDIGLYLYRDAAGEMCLRVLVGGGLGRTPILGLQIRDGLPWQHLLSYVEAILRVYNRHGRRDNKYKARIKILVKALGIEAFSREVEAEWQHLRDGPAQLTADEYQRVAAAFDAPVYETLDDVDLSFGSQLASDPAFARWCSRNLQPHKVPGYSAVVLSTKPGVDAPPGDVTAAQMEAVADWADAFGFGEIRIAHEQNLVLPDVRKRDLHALWSRAVAVGLATPNIGLLTDIIACPGGDYCALANAKSIPIAQAIQQRFEDLDYLHDLGELSLNISGCMNACGHHHIGNIGILGVDKGGSEWYQITLGGAQGMAAALGKVIGPSFSAAEVPEVIERIVATYVDYRELEERFVDTVGRIGIEPFKERVYVREQVPA; this is encoded by the coding sequence ATGTATCGATACGACGACTACGACCACGCGCTCGTGCGTGAGCGCGTGGCGCAGTTCCGCGACCAGGTGGCGCGGCGCATGAGCGATGAGCTGAGCGAGGAGGAGTTCCTCCCGCTACGCCTGCAGAACGGCCTGTACATGCAGAAGCACGCCTACATGCTGCGCGTGGCCATCCCCTACGGCACCCTGGCGTCGGGCCAGCTGCGCACCCTGGCCGGCATCGCCCGCGACCACGACCGCGGCTACGGCCACTTCACCACGCGGCAGAACATCCAGTTCAACTGGATCGAGCTGGCCGAGGTGCCGGACATCCTCGAACGCCTGGCGGAAGTGGAGATGCACGCCATCCAGACCTCCGGCAACTGTGTGCGCAACATCACCACCGAAGCCTTCGCCGGGGTGGCCGCCGACGAGCTGCTGGACCCGCGCCCGCTGGCGGAAATCCTTCGCCAGTGGTCCACCATCAACCCCGAATTCCTCTTCCTGCCGCGCAAGTTCAAGATCGCCATCTCCGCCTCCGGGGAAGACCGCGCGGCCATCCAGATGCACGACATCGGGCTCTACCTGTACCGCGACGCGGCGGGCGAGATGTGCCTGCGGGTGCTGGTGGGGGGCGGCCTGGGGCGCACGCCGATCCTCGGGTTGCAGATCCGCGATGGCCTGCCCTGGCAGCACCTGCTGTCCTACGTCGAGGCCATCCTGCGGGTGTACAACCGCCACGGCCGGCGCGACAACAAGTACAAGGCGCGGATCAAGATCCTGGTCAAGGCGCTGGGTATCGAGGCCTTCTCCCGCGAAGTGGAGGCCGAGTGGCAGCACCTGCGCGACGGCCCGGCCCAGCTCACCGCCGACGAGTACCAGCGGGTGGCCGCGGCCTTCGATGCGCCGGTGTACGAAACCCTCGACGACGTCGACCTGAGCTTCGGCAGCCAACTGGCCAGCGACCCGGCCTTCGCCCGCTGGTGCTCGCGCAACCTGCAGCCGCACAAGGTGCCCGGGTATTCCGCCGTGGTGCTCTCCACCAAGCCCGGGGTCGACGCGCCGCCGGGTGACGTCACCGCCGCGCAGATGGAGGCCGTGGCCGATTGGGCGGACGCGTTCGGCTTCGGCGAGATACGCATCGCCCATGAACAGAACCTGGTGCTGCCCGATGTGCGCAAGCGCGACCTGCACGCGCTCTGGTCGCGGGCGGTGGCCGTTGGCCTGGCCACGCCGAACATCGGCCTGCTGACCGACATCATCGCCTGCCCTGGCGGCGACTACTGCGCCCTGGCCAACGCCAAGTCGATCCCCATCGCCCAGGCCATCCAGCAGCGTTTCGAAGACCTCGACTACCTGCACGACCTGGGCGAGCTGAGCCTGAACATCTCCGGCTGCATGAACGCCTGTGGCCACCACCACATCGGCAACATCGGCATCCTCGGTGTGGATAAGGGCGGCAGCGAGTGGTACCAGATCACCCTCGGCGGCGCCCAGGGCATGGCCGCCGCGCTGGGCAAGGTGATCGGCCCCTCGTTCAGCGCCGCCGAGGTCCCGGAGGTGATCGAGCGCATTGTCGCCACCTATGTGGATTACCGCGAGCTGGAGGAGCGCTTTGTCGACACCGTCGGGCGCATCGGCATCGAGCCTTTCAAGGAACGGGTCTACGTGCGTGAGCAGGTGCCGGCATGA
- a CDS encoding cbb3-type cytochrome oxidase subunit 3: MDTDTFYGLLSLGTLVFFYVATQFSLGGKSQRQIDEATMLPFADDDPVARRMERATGRSSTGCSCPGRCDGGCANRGDVEM, encoded by the coding sequence ATGGACACGGATACCTTCTACGGCCTGCTGTCCCTGGGCACCCTGGTGTTCTTCTACGTCGCCACCCAGTTCAGCCTGGGTGGCAAGAGCCAGCGGCAAATCGACGAAGCCACCATGCTGCCCTTCGCCGACGACGACCCCGTGGCCCGGCGCATGGAACGCGCCACCGGGCGCAGCAGCACCGGCTGCAGCTGCCCCGGCCGTTGCGACGGCGGCTGTGCGAATCGAGGGGATGTGGAGATGTGA